The proteins below are encoded in one region of Triticum aestivum cultivar Chinese Spring chromosome 1B, IWGSC CS RefSeq v2.1, whole genome shotgun sequence:
- the LOC123090496 gene encoding uncharacterized protein, which translates to PITFDHLDYSRSIRNAGWTALILDPIIDGLQFTQVLMDGGSDLNLLYPDTIRKLGIDRTKIRHSRTCFKGVMPGPYAKCTGSLLLEVVFGSPDNFRREKLIFHIAPFKSSHQALLGREAFVRFNAIPHYASLTLKMPGPRGIISLKGHSRHRSRLDESSINKLGAP; encoded by the coding sequence ccaattacttttgaccacctggactattccagaagtatccgaaatgcaggatggactgctctaatattggatcctataattgacggactacaatttacacaagtcctaatggatggcggcagcgatttaaacctgctatatccggataCAATCCGCAAGCTGGGGATAGACCGTACTAAAATTCGCCATAGCCGCACTTGcttcaaaggagtgatgccaggcccttacgccaagtgcacgggctccttactactagaagttgtgttcgggtcacccgacaacttccgacgcgaaaagctaatctttcatattgccccatttaaaagtagccatcaagcactattgggacgtgaagcttttgtccgctttaacgcaataccacactacgcgtctcttacacttaaaatgcccggtccacgcggcattatCTCATTAAAAGGTCATTCAAGACACCGgtcacggctagacgagtccagcataaataagctaggggctccctag